A single window of Pontiella agarivorans DNA harbors:
- a CDS encoding FeoA family protein, with amino-acid sequence MKLRELKAGESGVVTGFSTSDAAYRQQLLRMGFTKNASFKVVRKAPLGGPIEVEVRGSRVVLRSDEADVLEVDRK; translated from the coding sequence ATGAAACTCAGGGAACTTAAAGCGGGCGAAAGCGGCGTTGTTACAGGATTCAGTACATCCGATGCAGCCTATCGTCAGCAGCTCCTTCGCATGGGATTTACAAAAAATGCGTCGTTCAAAGTGGTTCGAAAAGCACCCCTGGGTGGTCCGATTGAGGTGGAGGTCCGTGGATCGCGTGTCGTGCTGCGCAGCGACGAAGCGGATGTCCTGGAGGTGGATAGAAAATGA
- the feoB gene encoding Fe(2+) transporter permease subunit FeoB: MSNLQIAIVGNPNCGKTTVFNALTGAKQKVGNWPGVTVERVIGEYTHCDATIDVTDLPGIYSFSALSPDEEVARKHILLDRPEVVVNVIDATNLERNLYLTTQLLEMDVPVVVALNMMDMAKQRGIRVEIEHLQKHIGCPVVPIVASRKKGIAELKHAICEISKTQHKPGVRVSYEKDIEKVLRTMEVSLGDVALTKKVSPRWLAIKLLEKDDLAWGILGADKALLPDIEDELKKVEKLVGDDSDMIIADGRYGFIHGLARDVTKGSDKTRKTFTDMVDRVALNKVLGFPLFFFVMYLVFAITINVGGPFIDFFDGLTGTIFVDGFGALLETMALPGWLIAILADGLGGGIQTVSTFIPPIFLIFLCLSFLEDSGYMSRAAFVMDHSLRKIGLPGKAFIPMLVGFGCNVPGITATRTLENRRDRILAIMMNPFMSCGARLPVYTLFAAAFFPQKGGVLIFGIYLIGIALAVLTGLLFKKTILRGEVSSFVMELPPYHMPTFSGVMLHTWHRLKSFLIKAGKIILLLVAVLGFLNSMGTDGSFGNSDSKDSLLSAMSRSVTPVFRPMGIQDDNWPATVGLFTGIFAKEAVVGTLDAIYSQIDVKESADAEIVAEEPEAVFDFWDGVIAAFSAIPEGYQGFWDGLKDPLGLTGAVEEVDEADAGSYSTMVSHFGEHGKHAAFAYLLFVLIYAPCVAALAAIYREIGLRWMLLAVTYLTLLAWVIATVYYQIATFALNPSQSAIWLGVCAAICAAFFIGLRVVGNGREKKEAATARAARKRVTESGV; this comes from the coding sequence ATGAGTAATCTTCAGATCGCCATCGTAGGGAATCCCAACTGCGGAAAAACCACGGTGTTCAATGCCCTGACCGGGGCAAAGCAGAAAGTCGGAAACTGGCCGGGGGTCACGGTTGAACGAGTGATCGGTGAGTATACTCACTGTGACGCCACAATCGATGTGACCGACCTGCCGGGGATTTACTCTTTTTCTGCGCTCTCTCCGGATGAAGAGGTGGCTCGTAAGCACATTCTGCTGGATAGACCGGAGGTGGTTGTCAACGTTATCGATGCCACGAATCTGGAGCGGAACTTATATCTGACCACGCAACTGCTCGAAATGGATGTGCCGGTGGTTGTGGCGCTCAATATGATGGATATGGCGAAACAGCGTGGAATCCGTGTTGAGATTGAGCACCTGCAGAAACATATCGGCTGTCCTGTAGTTCCGATAGTTGCTTCCCGTAAAAAGGGGATTGCTGAACTGAAGCATGCGATTTGCGAAATCAGCAAAACACAGCATAAGCCGGGTGTTCGGGTTTCGTATGAAAAGGACATTGAAAAAGTCCTGCGTACCATGGAAGTGAGCCTGGGCGATGTTGCTCTGACCAAAAAGGTATCCCCGCGTTGGCTGGCTATCAAGCTGTTGGAAAAGGATGATCTTGCCTGGGGGATTCTGGGAGCCGATAAGGCGCTTCTTCCGGATATTGAAGATGAATTGAAGAAGGTTGAAAAACTGGTAGGCGATGATTCCGATATGATTATTGCCGATGGCCGGTACGGTTTCATTCACGGCCTTGCCCGGGATGTGACCAAGGGCAGCGATAAAACCCGGAAAACTTTCACCGATATGGTGGACCGTGTGGCGCTGAATAAAGTGCTGGGTTTCCCGCTGTTCTTTTTCGTTATGTATTTGGTTTTCGCCATCACGATTAATGTCGGGGGGCCGTTTATTGATTTTTTTGACGGTCTAACCGGCACGATCTTTGTGGATGGATTTGGTGCGCTGCTCGAAACAATGGCCCTGCCGGGGTGGCTCATTGCCATTCTGGCTGACGGTCTCGGCGGCGGTATTCAGACCGTTTCAACCTTCATTCCGCCGATTTTTCTGATTTTCCTCTGTCTGTCATTTCTTGAAGATTCCGGCTACATGTCGCGCGCGGCGTTTGTGATGGACCATTCGCTCCGGAAAATCGGTCTTCCGGGCAAGGCATTTATTCCGATGCTGGTCGGTTTCGGGTGCAATGTGCCGGGGATTACGGCGACGCGGACACTGGAAAACCGAAGGGATCGGATTCTTGCGATTATGATGAATCCGTTTATGTCGTGCGGTGCGCGTCTTCCCGTATATACCCTGTTTGCTGCGGCATTTTTTCCTCAGAAGGGCGGGGTGCTGATTTTCGGTATTTATCTCATTGGGATTGCTCTGGCGGTACTCACCGGTCTGTTGTTCAAGAAAACGATCCTGCGTGGCGAAGTGTCCAGCTTTGTGATGGAGCTTCCGCCGTACCATATGCCGACCTTCAGTGGTGTCATGCTGCATACTTGGCACCGTCTGAAATCCTTCCTGATAAAGGCCGGTAAAATTATTCTGCTGCTCGTCGCCGTGCTCGGTTTCCTGAATTCCATGGGCACCGACGGCTCCTTCGGGAACAGCGATTCCAAGGATTCGCTGCTCAGCGCCATGAGCCGATCCGTTACGCCGGTTTTCCGCCCTATGGGTATTCAGGATGATAACTGGCCGGCCACCGTTGGACTCTTCACCGGGATCTTCGCTAAAGAAGCGGTGGTCGGAACTCTTGATGCGATCTATTCCCAGATCGATGTCAAGGAGTCCGCCGATGCAGAGATTGTTGCCGAAGAGCCGGAAGCGGTGTTCGATTTCTGGGACGGTGTCATCGCCGCATTTTCCGCGATTCCTGAAGGCTATCAGGGGTTCTGGGATGGGTTGAAGGATCCCTTGGGGCTGACGGGTGCGGTTGAAGAAGTTGATGAGGCGGATGCGGGTTCCTATTCGACGATGGTGAGTCATTTTGGCGAACATGGAAAACATGCGGCTTTTGCCTATCTGCTGTTTGTTCTCATCTATGCCCCCTGCGTTGCGGCTCTGGCGGCCATTTACCGTGAAATCGGGCTGCGCTGGATGTTGCTGGCCGTCACCTATCTCACGTTGCTGGCCTGGGTCATAGCGACCGTTTATTACCAGATTGCGACCTTTGCCTTGAATCCTTCCCAGTCCGCCATTTGGCTCGGAGTTTGTGCGGCTATTTGCGCCGCGTTTTTCATCGGGCTCCGGGTTGTTGGTAACGGCCGCGAAAAAAAAGAGGCGGCAACTGCCAGGGCTGCGAGAAAAAGGGTAACGGAGTCCGGCGTCTGA
- a CDS encoding FeoC-like transcriptional regulator produces MLSGIIRLLNERLGALSVQEISLALDIESSALRPMLELLESKGRVEKVEIPCGKSCAGGCTESDTMTFYKVKRTD; encoded by the coding sequence ATGCTTAGCGGAATCATCAGACTCCTGAACGAGCGCTTAGGAGCGCTCTCTGTTCAGGAAATCAGTCTGGCGCTGGACATCGAGTCCAGCGCACTGCGACCGATGCTCGAGTTGCTCGAGTCCAAGGGCCGGGTTGAGAAGGTCGAAATTCCGTGCGGAAAATCCTGCGCCGGCGGCTGTACCGAATCCGATACCATGACGTTTTATAAAGTAAAGCGTACCGATTGA
- a CDS encoding DUF2721 domain-containing protein has product MNHLTLTTPALLFSAISLILLAYTNRFLSYANLVRTLHDHYMKNPDELLRGQISNLRKRLYLIRAMQVLGVGSLLLCVLCMFLIYVSWVGTAEIVFGTALLMLIASLGASIHEIQISVHALELHLSDMQ; this is encoded by the coding sequence ATGAACCATTTGACACTGACCACCCCCGCCCTGCTTTTCTCGGCGATCTCGCTGATTCTGCTGGCCTACACCAACCGCTTTCTTTCGTATGCCAATCTGGTACGGACCCTTCATGACCACTACATGAAAAATCCGGATGAATTACTGCGCGGACAGATTTCCAATCTTCGGAAACGGCTTTATCTGATCCGCGCCATGCAGGTGCTCGGCGTCGGCAGTCTGCTGCTCTGCGTGCTTTGCATGTTTCTGATTTATGTCAGCTGGGTCGGAACGGCGGAGATTGTGTTCGGCACCGCCCTGCTGATGCTGATTGCCTCGCTCGGCGCATCAATTCATGAAATCCAGATTTCAGTCCACGCTCTCGAACTGCACCTGAGCGATATGCAGTAG
- a CDS encoding U32 family peptidase gives MSNFQAELLAPAGSADAAWAAFYYGADAVFAGLPRFSARAEAVNLTAEQLDELIGYAHAHGRKVYLTFNTLVQQHELPEALEALALIHDLKADGVIVQDMGVARMARRFFPSLELHASTQLAVHNPAGARLLKELGFSRVVLARELSLPEIGHITRNCGIETEVFIHGALCYSYSGLCLFSSHRNSRSGNRGKCAYCCRMKFDSGGKTTLPFSMKDFAVGEHFDELLKTGVASLKIEGRMKGPNYVGAVTDFYRKRMDQGLSETEQRKLLADIQTIFGRPSTDLYLKNADTHPIDPTTNGHRGAAIGTIKDVFKERGQQWIRFTSTRALMKHDGLKIELGDGRPPFNFFAREMRFSNDRKKHLQFEVPAEAEIEVQLPPDHPFIEAGMPLYCSASQAVRQRYGFEAPRPGTCKQRKPFDAAVELSPGGIQLSAKAGKISAQRMIEEPLSEARKPEKTEAGIRRSFEKTGDTEWVLQSLDVKDHGLFAPASVLNEGRRQLLDRLSKNLKQQKQAEHFQRLEKLVRPPAEPENEESWSVKVRDLSLLEQLTEQELSQLEVVLENSISSEPARTEPRPSRIAIPVIQRNHDVQRPKHGLPIEAANIGALQAVADHPDLTADWPLYTMNSEAAEQWQELGISGLVLSPEDTGDNLKALLNLLGDRAIVPVYQHTPLMISATRPESGDHLSDRKNRPMKIEKNGDQFVLIFEAPFSLAEYLDELRAGARHFRIDLSYGVIDAEDAAEIIRRTMKGLPMPGSYDGNYRKTL, from the coding sequence ATGAGTAACTTTCAGGCAGAACTTTTGGCACCGGCAGGAAGCGCCGATGCAGCGTGGGCGGCCTTTTATTATGGTGCTGACGCCGTCTTTGCGGGCCTGCCCCGCTTCTCCGCGCGGGCCGAAGCCGTCAACCTGACGGCGGAACAGCTGGACGAACTGATCGGCTATGCCCATGCCCACGGCCGCAAAGTCTATCTCACCTTCAACACCCTCGTGCAGCAGCACGAACTGCCGGAGGCTCTGGAAGCACTGGCACTGATTCACGATCTGAAGGCCGACGGCGTGATTGTGCAGGATATGGGCGTGGCGCGGATGGCGCGGCGGTTTTTCCCATCTCTGGAACTCCATGCCAGCACCCAGCTGGCCGTGCATAATCCGGCAGGAGCCCGGCTCCTGAAGGAACTCGGTTTTTCGCGCGTCGTGCTGGCGCGCGAACTGAGCCTTCCGGAGATTGGACACATTACCCGAAACTGCGGCATCGAAACCGAGGTTTTTATCCACGGCGCGCTCTGTTATTCCTACAGCGGACTCTGCCTCTTTTCTTCGCATCGCAACAGCCGCAGCGGCAACCGCGGAAAATGCGCCTACTGCTGCCGTATGAAATTTGACAGCGGGGGAAAAACCACCCTGCCCTTCTCGATGAAGGATTTTGCGGTCGGTGAGCATTTTGATGAACTGCTGAAAACCGGCGTGGCCTCCCTTAAAATTGAAGGCCGCATGAAGGGTCCGAATTATGTCGGTGCCGTTACCGACTTTTACCGTAAACGGATGGATCAGGGCCTCAGCGAGACCGAACAGCGGAAACTGCTCGCCGACATCCAGACGATTTTCGGGCGGCCTTCCACCGACCTTTATCTTAAAAATGCCGACACCCATCCGATTGACCCCACCACCAACGGACACCGCGGGGCCGCGATCGGAACAATCAAAGATGTTTTTAAAGAACGCGGGCAGCAGTGGATCCGCTTTACCTCCACCCGCGCCCTGATGAAGCACGACGGACTCAAAATCGAACTGGGCGACGGCCGGCCGCCGTTTAACTTTTTTGCCCGCGAAATGCGGTTTTCCAATGATCGGAAAAAACATTTGCAGTTTGAGGTTCCGGCCGAGGCGGAAATCGAAGTGCAGCTGCCGCCGGATCATCCGTTCATTGAAGCCGGCATGCCGCTCTATTGCTCGGCGTCGCAGGCCGTCCGCCAGCGCTACGGATTCGAAGCGCCGCGCCCCGGAACCTGCAAACAGCGCAAACCGTTCGATGCAGCTGTCGAGCTGAGCCCAGGCGGCATCCAGCTGTCCGCAAAAGCCGGAAAAATTTCGGCACAGCGGATGATTGAAGAACCGCTGAGCGAAGCGCGTAAACCTGAAAAGACCGAGGCGGGGATTCGCAGGAGCTTCGAAAAAACGGGCGATACTGAATGGGTTCTCCAATCACTGGACGTTAAAGACCACGGTCTTTTTGCTCCGGCCTCCGTGCTGAATGAAGGCCGCCGGCAACTCCTGGATCGGCTGAGCAAAAACCTGAAACAGCAGAAACAGGCCGAACATTTCCAACGATTGGAAAAACTGGTGCGGCCGCCGGCAGAACCGGAAAATGAAGAATCCTGGTCGGTCAAAGTCCGGGATCTTTCATTATTAGAGCAACTTACCGAACAGGAATTGAGTCAACTGGAAGTTGTGCTGGAAAACAGCATTTCCTCAGAGCCGGCAAGGACCGAACCCCGCCCTTCAAGAATCGCCATTCCGGTTATTCAACGGAATCACGACGTGCAGCGCCCGAAACACGGCCTACCCATCGAAGCCGCCAATATCGGCGCGCTTCAGGCGGTTGCAGACCACCCCGATCTCACCGCCGACTGGCCGCTGTACACGATGAATTCCGAAGCCGCTGAACAGTGGCAGGAACTGGGGATTTCCGGGCTGGTACTTTCGCCGGAGGATACGGGCGATAACCTGAAGGCTTTACTGAACCTGCTGGGCGACCGCGCCATTGTTCCGGTTTATCAGCATACGCCGCTGATGATTTCCGCAACACGGCCGGAGAGCGGCGACCATTTATCCGACCGGAAAAACCGGCCCATGAAAATCGAGAAAAACGGCGATCAGTTTGTGCTGATTTTTGAAGCCCCCTTTTCGCTGGCTGAATATCTCGATGAATTGCGCGCCGGTGCGCGGCATTTCCGGATTGATCTCTCCTACGGAGTGATTGATGCTGAGGACGCGGCTGAAATTATCCGCAGAACGATGAAGGGACTTCCAATGCCTGGAAGTTATGACGGCAACTACAGGAAAACGCTATGA